In a genomic window of Gammaproteobacteria bacterium:
- a CDS encoding DUF3592 domain-containing protein, translated as MRYTIVTMFSPYTIILFLFSLAGLVIAVRAWISMQRSQLQPDWLAVDAIVQRISGSKDLNPELTFRYLVNTDSYEDTLEIPVGHDLTKAEPGNHITVYYDPDHPSQVRLQAKGPKDGWLIFASGTGAMLLGIVMLLQ; from the coding sequence GTGCGTTATACTATCGTCACCATGTTTAGTCCATACACCATCATACTTTTTTTATTTTCACTGGCAGGACTTGTGATTGCCGTACGCGCGTGGATTTCCATGCAGCGCTCCCAGCTACAGCCGGATTGGCTGGCCGTCGATGCCATTGTGCAACGGATTTCCGGCAGCAAGGATCTCAATCCTGAATTGACGTTCAGATACCTCGTAAATACCGATTCTTATGAAGACACGCTCGAGATACCGGTAGGTCACGATTTGACAAAAGCCGAGCCCGGTAATCACATAACGGTTTATTACGACCCCGACCATCCATCTCAGGTTCGATTACAGGCGAAAGGCCCCAAAGATGGCTGGCTGATCTTTGCTTCTGGCACAGGCGCTATGCTTCTTGGCATTGTAATGCTTCTCCAGTAA
- a CDS encoding TusE/DsrC/DsvC family sulfur relay protein, whose translation MTLPDRDGDGYLTDMNAWTPEIGRAMAEADGIELDEAKWDHIIKAREFYEEYSTVPPIRKFAKFIGEDKKVLFDLWLTGPMKPITKYGGLPKPTGCV comes from the coding sequence ATGACGCTACCTGATAGAGACGGAGACGGGTATTTGACCGATATGAATGCCTGGACTCCAGAAATCGGCCGAGCGATGGCCGAGGCGGATGGCATAGAGCTGGACGAGGCCAAGTGGGATCATATAATAAAAGCACGCGAATTTTATGAGGAATACAGCACCGTACCTCCGATACGCAAATTCGCCAAATTCATCGGTGAAGACAAAAAGGTGTTGTTCGATCTGTGGCTCACCGGCCCGATGAAACCTATCACTAAATACGGCGGCCTGCCTAAACCGACGGGCTGTGTTTAA
- a CDS encoding ceramidase codes for MDKSQRIVLLLIISAVAIIATFFIPPIPQWPEYHQFADQRTYFGMANFLNVASNLLYIILGAYALRELSSSNKGAIFQRDVLPVTLFFVGLMLTGFGSGYYHLEPDNNTLVWDRLPMTIAFMSFFTYVIFTCIDKPWGKLLFLPLLIIGAASVLYWDYTESMGRGDLRFYGLIQFLPMVLVPLMLILFGRSLPRSRYLWGVVGLYAIAKIAESADAAIMNILFLSGHSIKHLVSAFTAIALLRAATTR; via the coding sequence ATGGACAAGTCTCAGCGCATCGTATTGCTGCTAATCATTAGTGCCGTGGCAATCATAGCGACTTTTTTTATCCCGCCAATACCGCAGTGGCCTGAGTACCATCAGTTTGCAGACCAGCGCACTTATTTCGGAATGGCTAATTTCCTGAATGTCGCCTCCAATCTGCTGTATATCATTCTGGGCGCATATGCGTTAAGAGAACTTTCAAGTAGCAACAAAGGCGCTATATTTCAGCGCGACGTCTTACCAGTAACACTCTTTTTCGTCGGCCTGATGCTAACAGGTTTTGGTTCTGGCTATTATCACCTGGAACCTGATAACAACACGCTCGTCTGGGACCGTTTACCTATGACGATTGCGTTCATGTCGTTTTTTACTTATGTGATTTTCACCTGTATCGACAAGCCTTGGGGAAAATTATTGTTCCTGCCGTTGCTCATCATAGGTGCCGCCTCGGTGCTGTATTGGGATTACACGGAGAGCATGGGGCGTGGCGATCTGAGATTTTATGGGTTAATTCAATTTCTTCCCATGGTATTGGTTCCGTTAATGCTGATACTGTTTGGCAGAAGCCTGCCTCGAAGCCGTTATCTGTGGGGAGTGGTTGGCTTGTATGCAATCGCGAAAATCGCCGAGAGCGCAGATGCCGCCATCATGAACATTCTTTTTCTAAGCGGTCATTCAATCAAGCACCTTGTATCTGCGTTTACCGCCATTGCCTTGTTACGGGCCGCAACGACACGCTAA
- a CDS encoding DUF3817 domain-containing protein, with translation MRDSVKALRVMAIVEGVSLLTLLFVAMPLKYYADMPQAVTTVGWIHGILFMVFVFLASKTSQRKGWSEGFLFQLVLSSMIPFGMVVMDRRIRARI, from the coding sequence ATGAGAGATTCCGTTAAGGCTCTAAGGGTAATGGCTATTGTCGAGGGTGTTTCCCTGCTGACCTTATTATTTGTGGCGATGCCGTTAAAATATTATGCCGATATGCCACAGGCGGTAACAACTGTCGGTTGGATACATGGCATCTTGTTCATGGTATTTGTGTTTCTCGCGAGTAAGACTAGCCAGCGCAAGGGATGGTCAGAAGGTTTTCTGTTTCAACTGGTGTTGTCGTCGATGATCCCATTCGGGATGGTTGTTATGGATCGCCGTATTCGGGCGCGTATCTAA
- a CDS encoding isoprenylcysteine carboxylmethyltransferase family protein has translation MSLRIKTLPIVYVIIFSALMYGCTLLFPENNLNFEGSWQFALAVFTLGLILIATGGIQFRRAGTTVNPMTPGNSSSLVMTGIYAYSRNPMYVGFLLFLIAVAIVVANIVALVFLPLFVLAMNYLQIQPEENALEDLFGEEYRQYRKRVRRWL, from the coding sequence GTGTCGTTGCGCATCAAAACTCTTCCCATCGTATACGTGATAATTTTTAGTGCCCTGATGTATGGCTGCACATTATTGTTCCCGGAGAATAACCTGAACTTTGAAGGCAGTTGGCAATTCGCGCTAGCTGTATTCACGCTTGGGCTTATCCTAATCGCCACAGGTGGAATACAGTTCCGCCGTGCCGGGACGACAGTCAATCCAATGACACCGGGGAACTCCAGCAGTCTGGTGATGACTGGGATCTATGCCTATAGCCGAAACCCAATGTATGTCGGATTTCTACTGTTTCTAATAGCGGTAGCGATTGTCGTCGCAAATATCGTGGCGCTTGTTTTTCTTCCTCTGTTTGTGCTTGCTATGAATTACCTACAGATTCAGCCCGAAGAAAACGCACTGGAGGATTTATTTGGCGAAGAGTATCGACAATATCGGAAACGTGTGCGACGTTGGCTATAA
- a CDS encoding methyl-accepting chemotaxis protein has protein sequence MKQISIKQLVYAIVIMLGLASIALAVIAGGTFKSSALKSQKETLQRILDVSSQGMLEKLEEYAAEIGSTAQRDPVLKSAIQNDVSLRDEAIEHLDDQFSQSVILRNRLQLQSMRVFDTDLKLVMKSTEGSLALSREMPPLLRTQAQGRTGADRLKSVHALWNSGQEAHYSMLVPIGGLRLMGYLEVVLNPVSILQTLEQKLRAPLMITSGDTVLFQSESWDEEKAHATLPVSFDLQNQLNEQVMTLTMLEDMSNLYQSIDNTNLMMLTSFVIIILIAVVLAQIFLSRLLFTPLGTFTRALQSCAQGDLSVSITQTKLLELQILGDSLNQLMDSLKNQVEEIQNNTESVTKVSREVDTIVNTLNTSSNELRDSVEQTTTSIDAISELINLTSDNAENTNKLAQEAAQQTAQGEAAVTQTVEAMREIARQVSQVEEIAYKTNILALNASIEAARANEHGRGFSVVAEEVRKLAGRSQQLAREIADSASNSVNISEHAGKLLKEITPNIERTAHLVKQIYHASTEQRKSANLVSTSIHQLEQVAHTNAQASDKLSAASNSLNSESDKLTSIVKFFRL, from the coding sequence ATGAAACAGATCTCTATCAAACAACTGGTGTACGCTATCGTTATCATGCTCGGTCTGGCCAGCATTGCATTAGCTGTTATAGCCGGGGGCACTTTTAAGTCAAGCGCCCTGAAATCTCAAAAAGAAACCCTACAAAGAATACTCGACGTTTCCTCTCAGGGCATGCTCGAAAAGCTGGAAGAATATGCTGCGGAAATTGGTTCGACTGCGCAACGCGACCCTGTACTGAAATCCGCTATACAAAATGACGTTTCGCTACGCGATGAAGCAATAGAACATTTAGACGATCAGTTTTCTCAATCAGTCATCTTGCGCAATCGCCTGCAACTACAATCAATGCGTGTCTTTGACACCGATCTCAAACTAGTAATGAAAAGCACGGAAGGAAGCCTGGCACTTTCCAGAGAGATGCCTCCGCTACTGCGCACGCAAGCGCAAGGCCGCACTGGTGCGGACAGGTTGAAGTCTGTACATGCCTTATGGAATTCCGGCCAGGAGGCTCACTATTCGATGCTGGTACCTATCGGCGGCCTGCGTCTGATGGGCTATCTCGAAGTGGTATTAAACCCCGTGAGCATTCTCCAAACTTTGGAACAAAAGCTACGCGCACCTCTTATGATTACATCCGGCGACACGGTGTTGTTTCAGTCGGAATCGTGGGATGAAGAAAAAGCCCACGCTACCTTACCGGTGAGTTTTGACTTGCAAAACCAGTTAAACGAGCAGGTAATGACCTTGACCATGCTTGAAGATATGAGCAATCTTTATCAAAGCATCGACAACACCAATCTAATGATGCTGACCAGTTTCGTCATCATTATTTTGATTGCAGTGGTACTCGCGCAGATTTTTCTGAGTCGTCTGCTGTTTACGCCACTAGGTACGTTCACACGTGCACTGCAATCCTGTGCTCAGGGTGATCTCAGCGTCAGCATTACGCAAACCAAGTTGCTAGAGTTGCAAATTCTGGGTGATTCACTGAATCAGCTAATGGATTCTCTAAAAAACCAAGTGGAAGAGATACAGAACAATACGGAGTCGGTAACTAAAGTCTCAAGAGAAGTGGACACCATAGTAAACACCCTCAATACCTCATCAAATGAATTGCGCGACTCCGTGGAACAGACCACGACATCAATCGACGCCATTTCCGAGTTGATCAATCTCACATCCGACAATGCAGAAAATACTAATAAACTTGCGCAAGAAGCCGCACAGCAAACCGCGCAAGGGGAAGCGGCTGTAACGCAAACCGTAGAGGCCATGCGTGAGATCGCGCGACAGGTTTCACAAGTCGAAGAAATTGCATACAAGACAAATATTCTGGCCTTGAACGCCTCTATTGAGGCCGCTCGCGCCAACGAACACGGCAGAGGATTTTCTGTTGTCGCCGAAGAGGTTCGCAAGCTCGCCGGACGCAGTCAGCAACTCGCACGTGAAATCGCCGACTCAGCAAGCAATAGCGTGAATATTTCTGAGCACGCAGGCAAGCTGCTGAAGGAAATCACACCCAATATTGAACGCACGGCGCATCTGGTCAAGCAAATTTATCACGCATCGACTGAACAACGTAAGAGCGCGAATCTGGTTAGCACCTCTATACACCAACTGGAACAGGTAGCGCACACCAATGCGCAAGCCTCGGACAAACTCAGCGCCGCCTCAAATTCATTAAACTCTGAATCTGACAAGCTCACTTCCATCGTTAAGTTCTTCCGCTTATAG
- a CDS encoding YecA family protein — protein MSSEYVTPLSDDEIVELDNFLLSGDEEEDERLSVDEAHGYITALVVSADATLFDEGWMQGIWGDPAFHDDDEKERMVSLLWRMRNDINNELSSGEVFEPLIVEEEEDGELLETHEGWCYGFMLAVSSHQHLWEDLPRNEQELLMPIARLAMLASDEDADIDDEEYSQLVELVPGAVGGLYAFWRKH, from the coding sequence ATGAGTTCAGAGTATGTCACGCCACTGAGTGACGATGAGATCGTTGAACTGGATAACTTTTTATTGTCCGGAGACGAAGAAGAAGATGAGCGTCTGTCTGTCGATGAGGCTCACGGATACATCACTGCCCTGGTTGTCAGCGCCGATGCTACCCTGTTTGATGAGGGTTGGATGCAAGGTATATGGGGTGATCCGGCGTTTCATGACGACGATGAGAAAGAACGTATGGTTTCCCTGCTATGGCGCATGCGTAACGATATAAACAATGAATTGTCCTCCGGGGAGGTTTTTGAGCCCCTGATAGTCGAGGAAGAAGAGGACGGTGAACTTCTGGAGACCCATGAGGGCTGGTGTTACGGCTTTATGCTGGCGGTGAGTTCCCACCAACACTTATGGGAAGACCTGCCTCGCAATGAACAGGAATTGTTAATGCCCATCGCCCGTCTCGCCATGTTGGCGTCCGATGAGGACGCGGATATCGATGACGAGGAATACTCCCAACTGGTCGAATTGGTGCCTGGCGCCGTTGGTGGTCTATACGCCTTCTGGCGTAAACACTAA
- a CDS encoding DUF1059 domain-containing protein, whose protein sequence is MKSMTCKQLGGACDKVFQAETFEQLAELSKRHGMEMYQQQDTDHLKAMQEIQALMQNPAAMQEWFESKRKQFDALPED, encoded by the coding sequence ATGAAGTCTATGACATGCAAGCAACTTGGTGGTGCCTGTGACAAGGTGTTTCAAGCGGAAACTTTTGAACAACTCGCCGAATTGAGCAAACGACATGGCATGGAGATGTATCAACAGCAGGACACGGATCATTTAAAGGCCATGCAGGAGATACAGGCACTCATGCAGAATCCAGCGGCAATGCAAGAGTGGTTCGAAAGCAAACGGAAACAGTTTGATGCCCTGCCTGAAGACTGA
- a CDS encoding ABC transporter ATP-binding protein/permease, with product MSGHIHYTEAPSANRSDWHNIRALMPYLWEYKGRVLLALVCLILAKVANVGVPVILKDVVDSLNLDRSDLLVLPVALLLAYGALRIASSLFNELRDVLFTRVRYRAMRRLTIRTLGHLHELALRFHLERKTGAISRDLQRGATSLSSLLNYFTFSIIPVGVEFVLVASYMLSHYDVIFTIVIFSSIAVYVVFTLMVMNWRMSYRQNMNKHESNANNIAIDSLINYETVKYFNNEDLEKRRTDTELEQWEDLGVKTQSSMSLLNFGQNAIIAIGVTVVMFFASNEVVNSRMSIGDLVLVNAFLLQLFIPLGFLGIIYRQIRYSLTDMDNLVKLLDQKPEIVDAPNAQNLQVSKGDIRFEHVNFSYQVERPILHDVSFHIRPGQKLAIVGASGAGKSTIARLLYRFYDLSGGRITIDEQNIVDVTQHSLRQHIGIVPQDTVLFNESIFYNLQYANTAATRDDVLRAAKMANLHDFISQLPNGYDTLVGERGLKLSGGEKQRVAIARVILKNPRILIFDEATSALDSHSESQILDALRSVAQNHTTLVIAHRLSTIVDADQILVLEQGRVLESGTHEQLLALNKHYASMWRLQLKKNDQSV from the coding sequence ATGTCAGGCCACATACACTATACCGAGGCACCCAGCGCCAACCGCAGTGATTGGCATAATATCCGCGCACTCATGCCATACTTGTGGGAGTACAAAGGGCGCGTATTGCTGGCGCTTGTGTGTCTCATCCTGGCGAAAGTCGCCAATGTAGGCGTGCCGGTCATATTAAAAGATGTTGTCGATTCGCTGAATCTCGATCGTTCGGATCTGCTGGTACTTCCCGTAGCGCTGCTTTTGGCATACGGCGCCTTGCGCATTGCCAGTTCACTGTTCAACGAATTACGCGATGTCTTGTTTACGCGCGTGCGCTATCGCGCAATGCGTCGTTTGACAATACGCACACTCGGGCATTTGCACGAACTGGCATTGCGCTTTCATCTCGAACGTAAAACCGGCGCGATCAGTCGCGACCTGCAACGCGGCGCCACCAGTTTGAGTTCCTTACTGAATTATTTCACGTTTAGCATAATCCCGGTTGGCGTTGAATTTGTGCTGGTCGCGTCATATATGCTCAGCCATTATGACGTGATCTTTACTATCGTCATCTTTAGCAGTATCGCCGTGTATGTGGTGTTTACCCTGATGGTGATGAACTGGCGCATGTCCTACCGCCAGAATATGAATAAACACGAGTCTAACGCCAACAATATTGCTATCGACAGCCTGATAAATTATGAGACGGTCAAATATTTCAATAACGAGGATCTGGAAAAACGCCGCACCGATACCGAATTGGAGCAATGGGAAGATTTAGGCGTTAAAACGCAATCCTCCATGTCGCTACTCAATTTCGGGCAAAACGCCATTATTGCGATCGGCGTGACCGTGGTGATGTTTTTTGCTTCAAACGAAGTCGTAAACAGTCGCATGAGTATTGGTGACCTGGTTCTTGTTAATGCATTCCTGTTACAACTTTTCATACCATTGGGTTTTCTTGGCATTATCTACAGACAGATTCGTTACTCACTCACCGATATGGACAACCTGGTTAAGTTACTGGACCAAAAGCCGGAGATTGTCGATGCACCGAATGCGCAAAACCTCCAGGTGAGCAAAGGCGATATCCGATTTGAACATGTGAATTTCTCCTATCAAGTCGAGCGGCCAATTTTGCATGATGTCAGTTTCCATATCCGGCCGGGACAAAAGCTGGCTATCGTCGGCGCAAGTGGCGCGGGTAAATCAACGATCGCGAGATTGTTATACCGCTTTTACGATCTCAGTGGTGGTCGCATCACAATCGATGAACAGAATATCGTCGATGTAACCCAACATAGCCTTCGCCAACACATCGGTATCGTACCGCAAGATACCGTGTTGTTTAATGAAAGCATTTTTTACAACCTGCAATATGCCAATACTGCGGCAACGCGCGACGATGTGCTGCGCGCGGCAAAAATGGCCAACCTGCATGACTTCATTTCACAGCTACCCAATGGCTATGACACGCTTGTCGGCGAACGCGGTTTGAAACTTTCCGGCGGCGAGAAACAACGCGTGGCGATTGCGCGCGTGATACTTAAAAACCCTAGAATTCTTATCTTTGACGAAGCCACATCCGCATTGGATTCACACTCCGAAAGCCAGATCCTGGATGCGCTGCGCAGTGTCGCTCAAAACCACACCACGCTGGTTATTGCCCATCGTCTTTCGACGATAGTCGATGCCGATCAGATATTGGTTTTGGAGCAAGGACGTGTACTGGAAAGCGGCACCCACGAACAACTGTTAGCGCTAAACAAACACTACGCATCGATGTGGCGTCTGCAACTCAAAAAGAATGACCAGTCGGTCTAA
- a CDS encoding DUF2799 domain-containing protein — protein MHKTRLNPKVVVFILSATLASSCTLMTERECKNANWYSVGMKDGMDGAGLSRSLNYVEVCGKHQVSVDVNEYERGYKFGLMSFCTDDKARRAGEAGRTYNFEICDGEVKDLIARAYLEGKINRHKRNFNEIHAQQQVVMTKVRELEKELMYTKFQNPMLKMKFDELLKAIKSQSNNIDRDHGF, from the coding sequence ATGCACAAAACGCGATTAAACCCTAAAGTAGTTGTTTTTATTTTGTCAGCGACCCTGGCCAGCAGTTGCACTTTGATGACAGAAAGAGAATGTAAGAATGCCAATTGGTATAGTGTGGGAATGAAAGACGGTATGGATGGCGCTGGTCTCTCACGCAGTCTGAACTACGTAGAGGTTTGCGGAAAGCATCAAGTTTCCGTCGATGTGAATGAATACGAAAGAGGCTATAAGTTTGGGCTGATGAGTTTCTGTACCGACGATAAGGCACGTAGAGCCGGTGAAGCAGGTCGTACTTACAACTTCGAGATCTGTGATGGGGAAGTCAAAGACCTTATAGCCAGAGCCTACCTGGAAGGCAAAATCAACAGACACAAAAGAAATTTCAATGAAATTCATGCACAGCAACAGGTGGTGATGACAAAAGTTCGTGAACTGGAAAAGGAATTGATGTATACAAAATTCCAGAACCCCATGCTGAAGATGAAATTTGATGAGTTGCTCAAGGCGATCAAAAGCCAATCGAATAACATTGATCGAGATCATGGCTTTTAA
- the rlmJ gene encoding 23S rRNA (adenine(2030)-N(6))-methyltransferase RlmJ produces MLSYRHAFHAGNFADVLKHIVLIEILEYLLKKDKPFHFIDTHAGAGLYDLRSGQANKTAEYLDGIARLTPAEWPELSSLFDVVSAFNPDGGLNSYPGSPLIAQYFLRDCDREWLFEWHPSDYVLLQAQIRQDKRIRAQNEDGFVGMLSLLPPITRRGLVLIDPPYEVKSDYAQVFESLDKAYRKFSTGIYALWYPVVDRKRIEDLMQRFSTSAIRNIQVFELAVSPDSDERGMTGAGMLVINPPWTLMNHMQQILPRLAKLFGSTGSFYKAEQLVPE; encoded by the coding sequence TTGTTAAGTTATCGTCATGCCTTTCATGCAGGCAATTTTGCCGATGTGCTTAAGCACATTGTGCTGATTGAGATCCTTGAGTATCTGTTAAAAAAAGATAAGCCATTTCATTTTATCGATACCCATGCAGGGGCCGGTCTATATGATTTGCGTTCCGGGCAGGCAAACAAAACCGCGGAATATCTTGATGGCATCGCCAGACTTACGCCTGCGGAGTGGCCGGAATTGTCGTCACTGTTTGATGTGGTGTCCGCATTTAACCCAGACGGTGGATTAAATAGTTATCCGGGTTCCCCGTTAATCGCGCAATACTTCCTGCGTGACTGCGATCGCGAATGGTTATTCGAATGGCACCCGTCAGACTATGTGTTACTACAGGCGCAGATCCGTCAGGACAAACGCATACGTGCCCAAAACGAAGACGGATTTGTCGGCATGCTTTCTCTGTTACCACCGATTACCCGCCGTGGCCTCGTGCTTATCGACCCACCCTATGAGGTCAAATCCGATTATGCGCAGGTTTTCGAAAGCCTGGATAAGGCTTATCGTAAATTTTCTACAGGTATATACGCGCTTTGGTATCCCGTCGTCGATCGCAAACGGATCGAGGATTTAATGCAGCGTTTTTCGACTAGCGCGATCCGAAATATACAGGTGTTTGAACTAGCCGTGTCGCCCGATAGTGATGAACGAGGGATGACAGGGGCCGGCATGCTGGTGATTAATCCGCCGTGGACGCTGATGAATCACATGCAACAGATCTTGCCGAGATTGGCTAAGCTCTTCGGGTCAACGGGGAGTTTTTACAAAGCAGAACAGCTGGTGCCCGAATAA
- a CDS encoding NnrU family protein yields MSQAINIEAAGFAAENQGLFKRIAVFSYGVFAYTAGVAALLWIILAMGGLAPVGLSGIEAGSTGLAIIVDTFLITLFALQHSVMARQGFKQWLVKHIPAAAERATYMLSTGIVVATTLYFWQTLPGTVWSIDNTFAQYALWSLYALGWAYLFIATFVTNHFELMGLRQVYLFLKNKPYTSLSFTRKFMYRYSRHPMMLGFLIGMWAVPVMSITHFVLAGMLTLYIALGIFFEERDLIRNFGDTYRKYKKEIATFVPGLY; encoded by the coding sequence ATGTCACAAGCTATCAATATTGAAGCAGCAGGATTTGCAGCTGAGAATCAAGGTCTATTTAAACGTATTGCGGTCTTCAGTTATGGCGTGTTTGCATACACCGCCGGAGTCGCTGCACTACTGTGGATAATTCTGGCCATGGGTGGGCTGGCACCTGTTGGTCTGAGTGGTATAGAAGCCGGATCTACCGGCCTTGCCATCATTGTCGATACGTTTCTTATCACATTGTTTGCTCTGCAACACAGTGTAATGGCGCGCCAGGGATTCAAGCAGTGGTTGGTAAAACATATTCCAGCTGCCGCCGAACGCGCTACCTATATGCTGAGCACCGGCATAGTCGTCGCCACTACTTTGTACTTTTGGCAAACTCTTCCAGGAACAGTCTGGAGTATTGACAATACATTTGCTCAATATGCCCTTTGGTCGCTTTATGCCCTGGGCTGGGCTTATCTGTTTATAGCAACATTTGTCACCAATCATTTTGAGCTAATGGGTCTGAGACAAGTCTATCTGTTTCTTAAAAATAAGCCTTATACGAGCCTGTCGTTTACTCGCAAGTTTATGTATCGCTACAGTCGTCATCCAATGATGTTGGGCTTTTTGATTGGCATGTGGGCGGTGCCGGTGATGTCTATTACTCATTTCGTACTGGCTGGCATGTTAACCCTGTATATTGCGCTCGGTATCTTTTTCGAAGAACGAGATCTAATCCGCAACTTTGGCGACACCTACAGAAAATACAAAAAGGAAATCGCGACATTTGTCCCCGGACTATATTGA
- a CDS encoding RNA methyltransferase, with product METKLIQSSDNANFKNWKKLACSTRERRKQGRTLLDGIHLLQALYETGGKPDLIILDQAQQDKQEFQQYLQTVDCPKVVLTSALFREISRVETPSGIVGIYPVPVPAKHAQGFIVLLENIQDPGNLGSIIRTAAAAAVDGIYLSKGCAEAWSPKALRAGMGAHFNVPIYEKHDLIPLAIRSDRVLATSLSAQKSLYDTVLGGDIAFVFGNEGTGLTPELLKHINEHVLIPMPGKIESLNVAAAAAVCLFERVRQTKARP from the coding sequence ATGGAAACGAAACTCATACAATCCAGCGACAATGCCAATTTCAAGAACTGGAAAAAGCTCGCCTGTTCCACCCGTGAACGCCGCAAACAGGGACGCACCTTGCTTGACGGTATACATTTATTGCAGGCGCTTTATGAAACCGGCGGTAAACCGGACCTTATCATTCTCGATCAGGCGCAGCAGGACAAACAAGAATTTCAACAATACCTGCAGACAGTCGATTGTCCGAAAGTGGTGCTGACCTCGGCACTTTTTCGCGAGATATCTCGAGTCGAGACGCCCAGCGGCATCGTCGGTATCTATCCCGTGCCCGTCCCGGCAAAACACGCGCAGGGTTTCATTGTGCTACTGGAGAATATTCAAGACCCGGGAAATCTCGGCAGCATAATACGCACAGCAGCGGCGGCGGCCGTCGATGGGATCTATCTATCTAAAGGGTGCGCCGAAGCCTGGTCGCCCAAGGCGTTACGCGCGGGTATGGGCGCTCATTTCAATGTCCCCATCTATGAAAAGCATGATCTGATTCCATTGGCCATACGATCAGACAGGGTGTTGGCAACCAGCCTGTCCGCGCAAAAATCTCTGTACGACACAGTGCTGGGAGGCGATATTGCCTTCGTCTTTGGCAATGAAGGCACCGGATTGACACCCGAATTGCTCAAACATATCAACGAGCACGTTCTGATTCCCATGCCAGGAAAAATAGAGTCGTTGAACGTGGCCGCCGCAGCGGCGGTATGTTTATTTGAACGGGTAAGACAAACGAAGGCGAGACCTTAG
- a CDS encoding LEA type 2 family protein has product MRKIAILFAIAFLGQACTFMKMLEHGTLVDPELNYRDFEIRDLGLERIGVDLLFDAYNPGETEIDTFQADYKFFLKDQLVVQGDEIPVVLLPQTTTVLTVPVDISYADLYSTASTLFGEMRQGKRKVSGLVNVKIAGEYLIYAGFGKRFTKPYYYEIELGMDIPLPEVSIEKVSKGLKKQVNELLSFELFEQPKQEVETSKPKEEAEITISTVRIVSMKQTREGQYELLFQPLDPFEPDYSSLDDY; this is encoded by the coding sequence ATGCGAAAAATAGCTATTTTGTTTGCCATCGCCTTTTTAGGGCAGGCCTGTACCTTCATGAAAATGCTTGAGCATGGGACGCTAGTCGACCCGGAATTGAATTACCGTGATTTCGAAATTCGAGACCTTGGTCTGGAGCGAATCGGGGTTGACCTGCTATTCGATGCCTATAATCCTGGGGAAACTGAAATCGATACATTTCAAGCGGATTACAAGTTTTTCCTGAAAGACCAACTTGTTGTTCAAGGCGACGAGATTCCTGTAGTTTTGTTACCCCAAACCACGACAGTGCTGACAGTGCCCGTGGACATCAGCTATGCCGATCTCTATTCAACCGCTTCAACCCTGTTTGGTGAGATGCGTCAGGGAAAGCGCAAGGTCAGTGGTCTTGTGAATGTAAAGATTGCCGGTGAGTATTTGATTTACGCAGGTTTCGGTAAAAGATTTACCAAGCCCTATTATTACGAGATCGAGCTAGGTATGGATATACCACTGCCAGAGGTAAGCATTGAAAAAGTTAGCAAGGGTTTGAAGAAACAAGTGAATGAACTCTTGAGCTTTGAACTGTTTGAACAACCCAAGCAAGAAGTCGAAACCAGCAAACCAAAAGAAGAAGCGGAGATAACGATCAGTACGGTGCGTATTGTTTCAATGAAGCAGACTCGAGAGGGTCAATACGAGTTGCTGTTTCAACCCCTTGATCCTTTCGAGCCTGATTATTCGTCGCTGGACGACTATTAG